From Micromonospora nigra, one genomic window encodes:
- a CDS encoding YciI family protein, whose amino-acid sequence MKYLMLIYGNEQVWNSLPAADLTTLIGEVDAFNEALRASGELVDSQGLVPRPRAVRIVGDAPVVTDGPYLEAKEYVGSYFVVDVDSEQRALEIARSYPGLRFAPSAGGGLEMWPLMGGGVD is encoded by the coding sequence GTGAAGTACCTGATGTTGATCTACGGCAACGAACAGGTCTGGAACAGCCTTCCGGCCGCCGACCTGACGACCCTCATCGGCGAGGTCGACGCATTCAACGAGGCACTGCGAGCCAGCGGCGAGCTGGTGGACAGCCAGGGCCTGGTGCCCCGTCCCCGCGCGGTGCGGATCGTGGGCGACGCGCCGGTGGTCACCGATGGGCCCTACCTGGAGGCGAAGGAGTACGTGGGCTCGTACTTCGTGGTGGACGTCGACAGCGAACAGCGGGCGCTGGAGATCGCCCGGTCGTACCCGGGACTGCGCTTCGCCCCGAGTGCGGGCGGTGGACTGGAGATGTGGCCACTGATGGGCGGGGGCGTCGACTGA
- a CDS encoding VOC family protein, producing MDLPAASHHRSLFRVERSEVSRMTVRFNHTIIAVKDRNESARFFRELLELPEAPSWGVFTNIQLTDGVLLQFAEPPVEIQMQHYAFLIDDDLFDRAYQRLCDQGIEHWADPQMRRPGEINNEHGGRGVYFKDPAGHAIELITRPYL from the coding sequence GTGGACCTCCCTGCGGCCTCGCACCACAGGTCCCTGTTTCGTGTCGAGCGCAGCGAGGTCAGCCGAATGACAGTCAGGTTCAACCACACCATCATCGCCGTCAAGGATCGCAACGAGTCGGCTCGGTTCTTTCGAGAGTTGTTGGAACTCCCGGAAGCACCGTCCTGGGGCGTGTTCACCAACATTCAGCTCACCGACGGCGTGCTGCTTCAGTTCGCCGAGCCACCGGTGGAGATTCAGATGCAGCACTACGCTTTCCTGATCGACGATGACCTTTTCGATCGGGCGTATCAGCGGCTGTGTGATCAGGGCATCGAGCACTGGGCCGATCCACAGATGCGACGACCCGGCGAGATCAACAACGAGCACGGCGGCCGAGGCGTCTACTTCAAGGATCCGGCCGGCCATGCCATCGAGCTGATCACCCGCCCGTACCTGTAA
- a CDS encoding RNA polymerase sigma factor encodes MATDGRGRRLSAVDPVGDLLRELAPRVLGPLARRHRDFARAEDAVAEAVVDAVEAWRHGGVPEHPLGWLRTVAARRYVDQVRADTARRRRELALLDATPRDALVAPPPDAEPTRDDLLELLFLCCHPALGPAAQLALTLRAVAGLTTAQIAAAFLVPEATMGQRIVRAKQRLREAGARFTPPPPAERAARLTVVLHVLYLLFNEGYAASGGPRLHRVDLTGQALRLTRRLHDRLPDSGEVTGLLALMLLTEARAATRTGPDGELVPLTEQDRSRWNRAAIAEGTALLTGSLSTAPLGPYQVQAAIAAVHAEAPTAPATDWAQILALYELLECLAPNPVVTLNRAVAVGEVHGPTAGLALLDEVAAGPLAGHHRLLAVRAHLLEQAGERAAAAAAWRGAARQAGSVPEQRHLLRRAAHCE; translated from the coding sequence GTGGCCACTGATGGGCGGGGGCGTCGACTGAGCGCGGTCGACCCGGTGGGCGACCTGCTGCGGGAACTCGCGCCCCGGGTGCTCGGCCCACTGGCCCGTCGCCACCGCGACTTCGCCCGCGCGGAGGACGCCGTGGCCGAGGCGGTGGTCGACGCCGTCGAGGCGTGGCGGCACGGCGGCGTGCCCGAACATCCCCTGGGCTGGCTGCGCACCGTCGCCGCCCGGCGTTACGTCGACCAGGTCCGCGCCGACACGGCCCGGCGACGCCGCGAACTGGCCCTGCTCGACGCCACCCCGCGCGATGCGCTGGTCGCACCGCCGCCCGACGCCGAACCCACCCGCGACGACCTGCTGGAGCTGCTGTTCCTGTGCTGCCACCCGGCGCTCGGGCCGGCCGCCCAACTCGCGCTGACCCTGCGCGCCGTGGCCGGGCTGACCACGGCGCAGATCGCGGCGGCATTCCTGGTGCCCGAGGCGACCATGGGGCAGCGGATCGTCCGGGCCAAGCAACGCCTACGGGAGGCCGGGGCCCGGTTCACCCCGCCCCCGCCGGCCGAACGCGCGGCGCGGCTCACCGTGGTGCTGCACGTGCTGTACCTGCTGTTCAACGAGGGTTACGCGGCCAGCGGCGGCCCGCGCCTGCACCGGGTGGACCTGACCGGCCAGGCGCTGCGCCTGACCCGTCGCCTGCACGACCGGCTGCCCGACTCCGGTGAGGTGACGGGCCTGCTCGCGCTGATGCTGCTGACGGAGGCGCGGGCCGCGACGCGTACCGGGCCGGACGGCGAGCTGGTGCCGCTGACCGAACAGGATCGCAGCCGCTGGAACCGGGCCGCGATCGCCGAGGGGACGGCACTGCTCACCGGCAGCCTGTCCACCGCACCGCTGGGGCCGTACCAGGTGCAGGCCGCCATCGCCGCCGTGCACGCGGAGGCACCGACGGCACCGGCCACCGACTGGGCCCAGATCCTGGCCCTGTACGAGCTGCTGGAATGTCTCGCACCCAACCCCGTGGTCACGCTCAACCGGGCCGTGGCGGTGGGCGAGGTGCACGGCCCCACGGCCGGCCTGGCCCTTCTTGACGAGGTGGCGGCGGGGCCGCTCGCCGGGCACCACCGGCTGCTGGCCGTCCGCGCCCACCTGCTGGAGCAGGCCGGCGAGCGCGCGGCTGCCGCAGCGGCCTGGCGGGGAGCCGCCCGCCAGGCCGGCAGCGTCCCCGAGCAGCGGCACCTGCTGCGCCGCGCCGCCCACTGCGAGTGA
- a CDS encoding helix-turn-helix domain-containing protein, translating into MDDDLDQALDAVGPRLRDLRRQRGTTLADLSTETGVSVSTLSRLESGTRRPTLELLLPLARAHGVTLDELVGAPPTGDPRVHLRPVTRHGMTMLPLTRRAGGIQAYKLIIPGSDRPREPDPKTHEGYEWLYVLDGRLRVVLGEHDLVMSPGEAAEFDTRIPHWFGAADGRPVEFLSLFGRQGERAHLRARPRERQSPPS; encoded by the coding sequence ATGGACGACGACCTCGACCAGGCGCTCGACGCGGTCGGCCCCCGCCTGCGCGACCTGCGCCGGCAGCGGGGGACCACGCTGGCCGACCTGTCCACGGAGACCGGCGTCTCGGTCAGCACCCTGTCCCGGCTGGAGTCCGGCACCCGCCGGCCCACCCTCGAACTGCTGCTGCCGCTGGCCCGCGCCCACGGTGTCACCCTCGACGAACTGGTGGGTGCCCCGCCCACCGGCGACCCCCGGGTGCACCTGCGCCCCGTCACCCGCCATGGCATGACCATGCTCCCGCTGACCCGGCGGGCCGGCGGCATCCAGGCGTACAAGCTGATCATCCCGGGCAGTGACCGGCCGCGTGAGCCCGATCCGAAGACCCACGAGGGGTACGAGTGGCTCTACGTCCTCGACGGGCGGCTACGGGTCGTCCTCGGGGAGCACGACCTCGTCATGTCGCCCGGCGAGGCGGCCGAGTTCGACACCCGGATCCCGCACTGGTTCGGTGCCGCCGACGGCCGGCCCGTGGAGTTCCTCAGCCTGTTCGGCCGGCAGGGCGAACGCGCCCACCTGCGCGCCCGCCCCCGCGAGCGGCAGTCGCCCCCGTCCTGA
- a CDS encoding GntR family transcriptional regulator, producing MEEGRPIFLQIAELLENSILDGALPEESQVPSTNELAAFHRINPATAAKGVNKLVDDGTLYKKRGIGMFVSPGARAKLRGRRRDEFARQYVRPLLVEARKLGIDPAELKNMIDGWEES from the coding sequence ATGGAGGAAGGCCGGCCGATCTTCCTCCAGATCGCGGAGCTGCTGGAGAACTCGATCCTCGACGGGGCGCTACCCGAGGAGAGCCAGGTGCCCTCGACCAACGAGTTGGCGGCCTTCCACCGGATCAACCCCGCGACCGCCGCGAAGGGGGTCAACAAGCTGGTCGACGACGGAACTCTCTACAAGAAGCGAGGAATCGGCATGTTCGTCTCTCCCGGCGCCCGTGCGAAGCTGCGCGGCCGGCGCCGTGACGAGTTCGCCCGGCAGTACGTCCGACCGTTGCTGGTGGAGGCGCGCAAGCTCGGCATCGACCCGGCGGAACTCAAGAACATGATCGACGGCTGGGAGGAGAGCTGA
- a CDS encoding dihydrofolate reductase family protein, whose amino-acid sequence MTRVTAQLSVSLDGYYAGPRHNGAGDWVASAESAGFFRVTRWATDAMAWRERQGFTGGLRDTNSEVVAESFETAGAYVMGRRMADGGEVPWGDEPPFRAPVFVVTHRPRPTLLRGGGTSFTYVTEGVAAAVDRARAAAGDRDVAVAGGGSLVRQVLVAGLLDELELHVVPVLLGAGLSLFDGGLGLGAFDAIELSPARVLHTPQVTHIRYAVHGRAPLVFDDRGSGGGPTTAVD is encoded by the coding sequence ATGACCAGGGTGACCGCGCAACTGTCGGTGTCGCTCGACGGGTACTACGCCGGCCCCCGGCACAACGGTGCCGGCGACTGGGTGGCCTCGGCCGAGAGCGCCGGGTTCTTCCGGGTCACCCGGTGGGCCACCGACGCGATGGCGTGGCGCGAGCGGCAGGGCTTCACCGGCGGTCTGCGGGACACGAACTCCGAGGTGGTCGCCGAGTCGTTCGAGACGGCCGGCGCGTACGTGATGGGACGCCGGATGGCCGACGGCGGCGAGGTGCCCTGGGGCGACGAACCGCCGTTCCGCGCCCCGGTCTTCGTGGTCACCCACCGCCCCCGGCCCACCCTGCTACGCGGGGGCGGCACCAGCTTCACCTACGTGACCGAGGGGGTGGCCGCCGCCGTCGACCGGGCGCGGGCGGCGGCAGGCGACCGAGACGTGGCGGTGGCCGGGGGCGGCAGCCTCGTCCGCCAGGTGCTCGTCGCCGGCCTGCTCGACGAGCTTGAGCTGCACGTGGTGCCGGTGCTCCTCGGCGCCGGGCTGAGCCTGTTCGACGGCGGCCTGGGCCTCGGCGCGTTCGACGCGATCGAGCTGAGCCCGGCCCGGGTGCTGCACACGCCGCAGGTCACCCACATCCGGTACGCCGTCCACGGCCGCGCCCCGCTGGTGTTCGACGACCGCGGCAGCGGCGGCGGCCCGACCACCGCGGTCGACTGA
- a CDS encoding cellulase family glycosylhydrolase — protein MSSRVRKAGLALLAATLTFAGTVYGVTRSASADVVAQQNASQLVADMGAGWNLGNTLEANNNGIPSETAWGNPVVTQALIDRVRASGFKTIRIPVSYLGHIGAGPNYTINAAWLNRIQEVVDYAHSRGLYVLINMHGDGYKTVTGSWLICDAADQATIKDKYQKVWRQVATRFQSYNDRLIFESMNENFDGQYGNPTQPCYSNINAYNQIFVDTVRRTGGNNASRWLLVPGWNTNIDHTVGSGFVLPTDHNRSSAIPANEQRIMISVHYYDPWDFAGQEDGTITQWGAGTTNPAKRSVWGQEDFLDGQMKKMYDTFVTRGYPVFVGEYGSIDKTTYDSASNRYRADYARAVVATAKKYGAATAYWDNGWNGQHGFGLFNRNSATVTQQGIINAIMSAVGGSQPTTPPTTPPTTPPPTTTPPTTPPPTSPGGTGACRVSSAVNAWNTGLTNSITITNTGTAAINGWALAFTLAAGQTIVSGWSASYAPTSGTVTATNASYNGTLPPGGSATIGYQASHNGNAAAPTAFRLNGTPCN, from the coding sequence ATGAGTTCGAGAGTAAGGAAGGCCGGGCTCGCACTCCTTGCCGCCACCCTGACCTTCGCCGGCACCGTTTACGGCGTGACCAGGTCGGCCTCGGCCGACGTCGTGGCCCAGCAGAACGCTTCACAGCTGGTAGCCGACATGGGTGCCGGCTGGAACCTGGGCAACACGCTCGAGGCCAACAACAACGGCATCCCCAGCGAGACGGCGTGGGGAAACCCGGTCGTGACGCAGGCCCTCATCGACCGGGTGCGAGCGTCGGGATTCAAGACGATCCGGATCCCGGTCTCCTACCTGGGGCACATCGGGGCCGGCCCGAACTACACGATCAACGCCGCCTGGCTGAACCGGATCCAGGAAGTCGTCGACTACGCCCACAGCCGGGGCCTGTATGTGCTGATCAACATGCACGGCGACGGGTACAAGACCGTCACCGGGTCCTGGCTGATCTGCGATGCGGCCGACCAGGCGACGATCAAGGACAAGTACCAGAAGGTCTGGCGACAGGTGGCGACCAGGTTCCAGAGCTACAACGACCGCCTCATCTTCGAGTCCATGAACGAGAACTTCGACGGGCAGTACGGCAACCCGACCCAGCCGTGCTACTCGAACATCAACGCGTACAACCAGATCTTCGTGGACACCGTGCGCCGGACCGGCGGCAACAACGCGTCCCGGTGGCTGCTGGTGCCCGGCTGGAACACGAACATCGACCACACCGTGGGCAGCGGATTCGTGCTTCCCACCGACCACAACCGGTCGTCGGCCATCCCTGCCAACGAGCAGCGGATCATGATCTCCGTGCATTACTACGACCCGTGGGACTTCGCGGGACAGGAAGACGGCACCATCACGCAGTGGGGCGCGGGCACGACGAACCCAGCGAAGAGGTCGGTCTGGGGACAGGAGGACTTCCTGGACGGGCAGATGAAGAAGATGTACGACACGTTCGTCACGCGCGGATACCCGGTATTCGTCGGTGAGTACGGCTCGATCGACAAGACGACGTACGACTCCGCGAGCAACCGCTACCGCGCGGACTACGCACGCGCCGTGGTGGCGACCGCCAAGAAGTACGGCGCAGCCACCGCCTACTGGGACAACGGCTGGAACGGGCAGCACGGCTTCGGCCTGTTCAACCGCAACTCCGCCACGGTGACCCAGCAGGGCATCATCAACGCCATCATGAGCGCCGTCGGCGGCAGCCAACCCACCACCCCGCCGACGACCCCACCCACCACGCCGCCGCCCACCACCACGCCGCCGACCACCCCGCCGCCCACCAGCCCGGGCGGCACCGGCGCCTGCCGGGTCAGCAGCGCGGTCAACGCGTGGAACACCGGCCTGACCAACAGCATCACCATCACCAACACCGGCACCGCCGCCATCAACGGCTGGGCTCTGGCCTTCACTCTGGCCGCCGGACAGACCATCGTCTCCGGGTGGAGCGCCAGCTACGCCCCGACCAGCGGCACGGTGACCGCAACCAACGCCAGCTACAACGGCACTCTCCCGCCGGGCGGCTCGGCCACCATCGGCTACCAGGCCAGCCACAACGGCAACGCCGCCGCCCCCACCGCATTCCGACTCAACGGCACTCCCTGCAACTGA
- a CDS encoding NPCBM/NEW2 domain-containing protein: MARETKYLTTVEPVKEYSWWGEWTDAPATVNNVAYKRAMATSTCGYDLYREYLVKRQYKYFRADVGIADDTEDASETEVHVVNEEGRVLERATVRPGTPVSFDVPIDDVLRLRLLVVEGAAGLARWYGATLA; encoded by the coding sequence GTGGCCCGGGAAACAAAGTACCTGACCACCGTGGAGCCGGTTAAGGAGTATTCCTGGTGGGGAGAGTGGACCGATGCGCCGGCGACCGTCAACAATGTCGCTTACAAACGAGCGATGGCTACCTCGACATGCGGCTACGACCTTTACCGCGAGTATCTCGTCAAGCGCCAGTACAAGTACTTTCGGGCCGATGTCGGTATCGCCGACGACACCGAGGACGCCTCTGAAACGGAGGTGCACGTCGTCAACGAGGAGGGCAGGGTTCTCGAGCGTGCCACGGTCCGCCCGGGTACGCCGGTCTCCTTCGACGTACCGATCGATGACGTGCTCCGCCTGAGGCTCCTCGTCGTGGAAGGGGCTGCTGGACTCGCACGGTGGTATGGGGCGACGCTCGCATAG
- a CDS encoding M16 family metallopeptidase: MIQHLDTDGVPTLLAPTGGPMRAGLTFRVGTADETLHRAGITHLLEHLALAPLGLADYHFNGATAPVFTTFHMQGSEQDIKGFLTAVCASLSDLPTGRLEIEKEILRTEWSSRGGTPLDDIPLWRHGARNFGLSSYPEWGLARLTADDLREWAARWFTRENAVLWITGDRVPAGLRLGLPAGTRQSVPAASTALPHTPAYFVHGSRAVVLDAVVRRRTAAGVFADVLERELFRALRQDAGLSYTTTTGYDPRGDGYATLRALADALAEKQDAVLGGFVDVLAKLRVGRIEQADLDAVVAKREDVLGTAEVDAARLPSYAFNLLTGQPNLTIDEHRAELKTVTVADLHEVAEEVCASALLMVPDGTRADWAGFTAAPTHSEAVLPGTTYHERDGDGRLIVGPDGISLVSGSGPLTVRWADCAAMLAWPDGARQLVCVDAIVLHIEPTLFDMHPRTMATIDAAVPADRQVPMPARDPERIPQPRAVREARAHLARPKRAWWEVPLMVLSGVAALGVGGLTLLLTLGMFITPTGADEQWLWGVIVVGWLLTVTLALPIVLLRRARRR, from the coding sequence GTGATCCAACACCTGGACACCGACGGGGTGCCGACGCTGCTGGCCCCCACCGGCGGGCCGATGCGCGCCGGGCTCACCTTCCGGGTCGGCACCGCCGACGAGACGCTCCACCGAGCCGGCATCACCCACCTGCTGGAACACCTCGCGCTCGCCCCCCTCGGGCTGGCCGACTACCACTTCAACGGCGCCACCGCGCCCGTGTTCACCACCTTCCACATGCAGGGCTCCGAGCAGGACATCAAGGGCTTCCTGACCGCCGTCTGCGCCAGCCTCTCCGACCTGCCCACCGGGCGGCTGGAGATCGAGAAGGAGATCCTGCGCACCGAGTGGAGCAGCCGGGGCGGCACCCCACTGGACGACATTCCCCTGTGGCGGCACGGCGCGCGGAACTTCGGCCTCAGCAGCTACCCCGAGTGGGGGCTCGCCCGCCTCACCGCCGACGACCTGCGCGAGTGGGCCGCCCGATGGTTCACCAGAGAGAACGCCGTTCTGTGGATCACCGGTGACCGGGTGCCCGCGGGTCTCAGGCTGGGCCTGCCCGCCGGGACCCGACAATCCGTTCCGGCGGCCTCGACGGCCCTGCCCCACACCCCGGCGTACTTCGTCCACGGCTCACGGGCCGTCGTGCTCGACGCGGTGGTGCGGCGGCGGACCGCCGCGGGCGTCTTCGCCGACGTGCTGGAACGCGAACTCTTCCGGGCGCTGCGGCAGGACGCCGGCCTGTCCTACACCACCACCACCGGGTACGACCCCCGCGGCGACGGGTACGCCACCCTGCGCGCCCTCGCCGACGCGCTCGCCGAGAAGCAGGACGCCGTGCTCGGCGGTTTCGTCGACGTGCTGGCGAAGCTGCGGGTCGGCCGGATCGAGCAGGCCGACCTCGACGCCGTGGTCGCCAAGCGGGAGGACGTGCTCGGCACCGCCGAGGTGGACGCGGCCCGGCTGCCGTCGTACGCCTTCAACCTGCTCACCGGGCAGCCGAACCTCACCATCGACGAGCACCGAGCCGAACTGAAAACCGTCACCGTGGCCGACCTGCACGAGGTGGCCGAGGAAGTGTGCGCTTCGGCGCTGCTGATGGTGCCCGACGGCACCCGCGCCGACTGGGCGGGCTTCACCGCCGCGCCCACCCACTCCGAGGCGGTGCTGCCCGGCACCACCTACCACGAGCGCGACGGTGACGGCCGGCTGATCGTCGGCCCCGACGGGATCAGCCTCGTCAGCGGCTCCGGCCCGTTGACCGTACGCTGGGCCGACTGCGCCGCCATGCTCGCCTGGCCCGACGGCGCACGGCAGCTCGTCTGCGTCGACGCCATCGTGCTGCACATCGAGCCCACCCTGTTCGACATGCACCCCCGGACCATGGCCACGATCGATGCCGCGGTGCCCGCCGACCGGCAGGTGCCCATGCCGGCGCGCGACCCCGAGCGCATCCCGCAGCCGCGTGCCGTCCGGGAGGCCCGTGCACACCTGGCCCGACCGAAGCGGGCCTGGTGGGAAGTGCCGCTGATGGTGCTGAGCGGCGTCGCCGCCCTCGGCGTCGGCGGGCTCACGCTGTTGCTGACCCTCGGCATGTTCATCACTCCCACCGGCGCGGACGAGCAGTGGCTGTGGGGTGTGATCGTGGTCGGTTGGCTGCTCACTGTTACTCTCGCGCTGCCCATCGTGCTGTTGCGGCGAGCGCGGCGCAGGTGA